From Marmota flaviventris isolate mMarFla1 chromosome X, mMarFla1.hap1, whole genome shotgun sequence, the proteins below share one genomic window:
- the LOC114092140 gene encoding signal peptidase complex subunit 3-like, producing MNSILSRANSLFAFSLSVMAALTLGCFITTAFKDRSAPVRLHVSRILLKNVEDFTGPRKRSDLGFITFHITADLENTFDWNVKQLFVYLSAEYSTKNNAVNQVVLWDKIVLRGDNPKLLLKDMKTKYFFFDDGNGLKGNRNVTLTLSWNVVPNAGILPLVTGTGRVSVPFPDAYEITKSY from the coding sequence ATGAACTCGATATTATCGCGGGCGAACTCACTGTTCGCTTTCTCACTGAGCGTGATGGCGGCGCTCACCTTGGGCTGCTTCATCACCACAGCATTCAAAGACAGGAGCGCCCCGGTGCGTTTGCACGTTTCGCGGATCCTGCTGAAAAACGTAGAAGACTTCACTGGACCCAGAAAAAGAAGTGATCTGGGATTCATTACATTTCATATCACTGCGGATCTGGAGAATACTTTCGATTGGAATGTTAAGcagctgtttgtttatttatcagCGGAATATTCAACAAAAAATAATGCTGTGAATCAAGTGGTCCTTTGGGACAAGATTGTTCTGAGAGGTGATAATCCGAAGCTGCTATTGAAAGacatgaagacaaaatattttttctttgatgatGGAAATGGTCTCAAGGGAAACAGGAATGTCACTTTGACCTTATCTTGGAACGTTGTACCAAATGCTGGAATTCTGCCTCTTGTGACAGGAACAGGACGTGTATCTGTCCCATTTCCAGATGCATATGAAATAACCAAGAGTTATTAA